The proteins below come from a single Candidatus Hydrogenedentota bacterium genomic window:
- a CDS encoding carboxypeptidase-like regulatory domain-containing protein, with product MRSGILFLIIVMLVAVFTYRRWPAQISNSPPSPAVAEKESVAVEETPPQKEIPEPPVAVPEAPLAPPPAPPAPPAPAVSGIVVRASDETPVAEAVVCVRLPIDETGARDSLLDSLNIEPWSRSWTTEEDGEFSVEIPTPGLKYVISAEAPGFQHAAALKLVPEEGLDGLTLRLCGLCAVSGRVVDARGEPVQNVVIGAAHGFDTPPEHESLYAPCVFSEPTGPDGAFFINGLKSGYCALAPKGPGGGTMELLGATLEESPLIIELAKEEHCEGVELKLDAGSAQYIIEGIVRDSRGRPVVGATVWSGLFGGPKRTTSTRPTDEQGRFRLDCVNANAIGPDGGFAKTPTHLFCEAEGYEPANAPNVPMGSKDVVLTLVDRCRGRITGKVIEKHTRKPVDRAQVAAWQIYTGWGDRTRMNHDGEGVTTDKQGRFELPDVPAGEVTLQVVHPQFGVSLYRGGITVAHGRATEVEIALEAPGVLEVEAVFTGRPADTNNLWSALEVFPKDVLKPEDACPWNYTYAAGEYDVPVSYALEDDAAARVGTTARRLAGKDGWRKTEDGQWKGRLTLAAGEYIVKVRYHLKSMSESFLFEKVSISADTVAHVRFETGGTAAIRFAAGGSQAASSPRLFFLTPSSDAGVLPEIARGSKGNFVAPLMENSSFVALVTVSEAGEYTFPALKPGQYTLTVYASDLETGLMRRKEREIITLAEGQEYSLDVVP from the coding sequence ATGAGAAGCGGAATCCTATTCCTGATTATTGTCATGTTAGTTGCTGTCTTCACTTACCGGCGTTGGCCCGCTCAGATCTCGAATTCCCCCCCATCGCCGGCGGTGGCGGAGAAGGAGTCCGTGGCCGTTGAGGAAACCCCACCGCAGAAAGAGATTCCCGAGCCGCCGGTAGCAGTCCCTGAGGCGCCGCTGGCTCCACCACCCGCGCCGCCTGCCCCCCCTGCTCCAGCCGTTTCGGGCATCGTGGTGCGCGCTTCCGACGAGACGCCCGTCGCCGAGGCCGTTGTGTGCGTAAGGCTACCCATCGACGAAACGGGAGCGCGGGATTCGTTACTGGATTCGTTAAACATCGAGCCGTGGTCCCGATCGTGGACAACGGAAGAAGACGGGGAGTTCTCGGTTGAGATTCCGACGCCGGGGTTGAAATACGTCATCTCGGCCGAGGCGCCGGGTTTCCAACACGCCGCGGCTCTGAAGCTCGTTCCTGAAGAAGGGCTGGATGGTTTGACTCTTCGGTTGTGCGGGCTTTGCGCGGTGTCGGGCCGGGTGGTGGATGCCCGGGGAGAACCGGTTCAGAATGTGGTCATAGGCGCGGCGCACGGCTTCGACACGCCCCCGGAACATGAGTCTTTGTATGCACCCTGCGTCTTCTCCGAACCGACCGGACCCGACGGTGCTTTCTTCATCAATGGCCTGAAATCGGGCTATTGCGCTTTGGCGCCCAAAGGACCAGGCGGCGGAACCATGGAGTTGCTGGGCGCGACCCTTGAAGAAAGCCCCTTGATCATCGAACTCGCCAAAGAGGAACACTGCGAAGGGGTGGAACTCAAGCTGGATGCCGGCAGCGCCCAGTACATCATCGAAGGAATCGTGCGGGACTCGCGCGGGCGCCCCGTGGTCGGCGCAACGGTTTGGTCGGGTCTGTTCGGCGGGCCAAAACGGACCACCTCCACCCGGCCGACGGACGAACAAGGCCGGTTCAGGCTGGACTGCGTGAATGCGAACGCTATCGGCCCGGACGGCGGATTTGCCAAAACGCCTACGCACCTTTTCTGCGAAGCAGAGGGATACGAACCCGCCAACGCCCCCAATGTGCCGATGGGCAGTAAGGATGTGGTCCTTACCCTGGTCGACAGATGCCGGGGACGGATTACCGGGAAAGTCATCGAGAAACACACTCGCAAGCCCGTTGATAGAGCACAGGTGGCCGCGTGGCAGATATATACCGGCTGGGGCGACCGCACAAGGATGAACCACGACGGCGAAGGCGTGACGACGGATAAGCAGGGTCGGTTCGAATTGCCGGATGTCCCTGCGGGCGAAGTGACGCTGCAGGTGGTTCATCCCCAATTCGGCGTTTCCTTATACCGGGGCGGCATCACGGTAGCACATGGCCGAGCCACGGAAGTCGAGATTGCGCTCGAAGCACCCGGCGTGTTGGAAGTTGAGGCCGTATTCACGGGCCGGCCTGCCGATACGAACAATCTCTGGTCTGCGCTGGAGGTCTTTCCGAAAGACGTTCTGAAACCCGAAGATGCGTGTCCCTGGAACTACACCTATGCCGCCGGCGAATATGATGTCCCCGTATCGTACGCCTTGGAGGATGACGCGGCCGCACGTGTAGGCACCACCGCAAGAAGATTGGCAGGCAAGGACGGGTGGCGAAAGACAGAGGATGGCCAGTGGAAGGGGAGGCTGACCTTGGCGGCTGGCGAGTATATCGTCAAGGTGAGGTATCACCTGAAGTCGATGTCGGAGAGCTTCTTGTTCGAAAAGGTCTCGATATCGGCTGACACCGTCGCCCACGTTCGCTTTGAAACCGGCGGCACGGCGGCAATACGTTTCGCGGCCGGGGGATCGCAAGCGGCAAGCAGTCCTCGGCTCTTCTTTCTCACGCCCTCAAGCGACGCTGGCGTCCTGCCCGAGATCGCACGGGGGAGCAAGGGGAATTTCGTCGCCCCTCTGATGGAAAACTCATCGTTCGTTGCGCTCGTAACAGTATCGGAAGCAGGTGAATACACCTTCCCCGCCCTCAAACCGGGTCAATACACGCTCACCGTGTACGCTTCCGACCTCGAAACCGGCCTGATGCGCCGCAAGGAGCGAGAAATCATCACCCTCGCTGAAGGACAAGAGTATTCCCTGGATGTTGTTCCCTAA